The Scyliorhinus canicula unplaced genomic scaffold, sScyCan1.1, whole genome shotgun sequence genome window below encodes:
- the LOC119961670 gene encoding zinc finger protein 235-like, giving the protein TEEKPWKCADCGKGFTAPSQLETHRRIHTGERPFTCSKCGKGFTQLANLRNHQRVHSGERPFSCSKCGKGFTRSSTLSTHQRVHTGERPFTCSECGKGFTRSSNLLSHQRVHTDERPFKCPDCGKCYKSSGSLMSHQRVHADERPFRCSHCGTGFRQSSHLTEHQRNRTRERPFTCAPCGKGFTQSSDLQKHQRVDTGERPFTCSKCGKGFTLSSNLLKHQRIHTGERPFACAECGKEFTQLSNLQTHQRIHTGERPFTCAKCGKGFTQLSDLQKHQRGHTGERPFTCSECGKGFTQSSNMLRHQRIHTGERPFGCAKCGKGFTQLSSLLRHQRIHTGERPFTCSKCGKGFTQLSNMLRHQRGHK; this is encoded by the coding sequence accgaggagaaaccgtggaaatgtgcggactgtgggaaaggattcactgccccatcccagctggaaactcatcgacgtattcacactggggagagaccattcacctgctccaagtgtgggaagggattcactcagttagccAACCTGCGGAATCATCAacgagttcacagtggggagagaccattcagctgctccaagtgtgggaagggattcactcggtcatccacactgtccacacaccagcgggttcacactggggagagaccattcacctgctcagagtgtgggaagggattcactcggtcatccaacctgctgagtcaccagcgagttcacactgatgagagaccttttaaatgtccagactgcgggaagtgctataaaagttctgggagtctgatgagccatcaacgtgttcacgctgacgagagaccgttcaggtgctctcactgcgggactgggttcagacaatcatctcaCCTCACTGAACATCAGCGAAATCGCAcgagggagaggccattcacctgcgcaccgtgtgggaagggattcacacagtcatcTGACCTGCAGAAGCATCAACGAGttgacactggggagagaccattcacctgctccaagtgtgggaagggattcacactgtcatccaacctgctgaaacaccagcgaattcacactggggagagaccatttgcCTGCgccgagtgtgggaaggaattcactcagttatccaaccttcagacacatcagcgaattcacactggggagagaccattcacctgcgccaagtgtgggaagggattcactcagttatctgacctgcagaagcaccagcgaggtcacaccggagagaggccattcacctgctccgagtgtgggaagggattcacacagtcatccaacatgctgagacaccaacgaattcacaccggggagaggccattcggctgtgccaagtgtgggaagggattcactcagttatccagtctgctgagacaccaacgaattcacaccggggagaggccattcacctgctccaagtgtgggaagggattcactcagttatccaacatgctgagacaccaacgaggccacaagtaa